Proteins encoded in a region of the Oncorhynchus clarkii lewisi isolate Uvic-CL-2024 chromosome 18, UVic_Ocla_1.0, whole genome shotgun sequence genome:
- the LOC139372452 gene encoding keratin, type I cytoskeletal 18 isoform X2: MSRNSAFSMFGGAGGRGSRVSVASLEGLRNAMRSDPENSKEVSPAPGPAPDDKKTMKGLNDRLSGYLGRVRNLEEANKDLQDQIQDILDKRGDPNGRDWDVVEKPLNDLRKKLRDMTMDNARLLLQIDNTKLANDDFKNKLDNEKQARKTVEKDLIGLKKVMDDINLNRMQLESQIESVKEELAFLKKDHKDDVDELRKKIKDSNVLVEFDSQDNNLSDTLNKIRSQYEKLAKKNLKDTDDWYQSKFDSIKVEVVENNEALHSGKNELKDLRRQRHLLEIDIQSTMSMVHSHEESLKDMDGRYNREMTRLNKILLQLEGELVQVRTQVERHVDDYQELLHVKMKLEAEIENYRSLMHDIAPDDSVDFSLEQAVNCEPPQPPKKALMKDEVDGKEVPKKTEAAATQKSFPPIQEASTKKTEAPATQESLPTKTEASTKAAKAETPTTEAGTS, encoded by the exons ATGTCTAGGAACAGTGCCTTCAGCATGTTCGGTGGGGCCGGGGGAAGAGGCTCCAGGGTGTCTGTGGCCAGTCTGGAGGGGCTACGGAACGCGATGCGCTCTGACCCGGAGAATTCGAAGGAGGTCTCTCCTGCCCCCGGGCCCGCCCCGGATGATAAGAAGACCATGAAGGGTCTCAACGACCGTCTGTCCGGCTACCTGGGCAGGGTGAGGAACCTGGAGGAAGCCAACAAAGATCTGCAGGACCAGATTCAGGACATCTTGGACAAGAGAGGAGACCCCAACGGCCGCGACTGGGATGTGGTTGAGAAACCATTGAATGACCTCAGGAAGAAG CTCCGTGATATGACCATGGATAATGCACGTTTGTTACTGCAAATTGACAACACCAAACTGGCCAATGATGACTTCAAAAACAA gCTGGACAATGAGAAGCAGGCCAGGAAGACTGTGGAGAAGGACCTGATTGGTCTGAAGAAGGTGATGGACGACATCAACCTGAACCGCATGCAGCTGGAGAGCCAGAtcgagtctgtgaaggaagagcTCGCCTTCCTCAAGAAGGACCATAAGGAT GACGTTGATGAGCTGCGTAAGAAGATCAAGGACTCCAACGTCCTCGTGGAGTTTGACTCCCAGGACAACAACCTGAGTGACACACTCAACAAGATCCGCTCCCAGTACGAGAAACTGGCCAAGAAGAACCTCAAGGATACCGACGACTGGTACCAGAGCAAG tttgACAGCATCAAGGTAGAGGTGGTTGAGAATAATGAGGCTCTGCATTCAGGCAAGAATGAGCTCAAAGACCTGCGCAGACAGAGACACCTTCTGGAGATAGACATACAGTCTACAATGAGCATG GTCCACTCCCACGAGGAATCTCTGAAGGACATGGATGGGCGGTACAACCGTGAGATGACTCGCCTCAATAAGATCCTTCTGCAGTTGGAGGGAGAGCTGGTCCAGGTGAGGACGCAGGTGGAGAGGCATGTGGATGACTACCAGGAGCTGCTTCACGTCAAGATGAAGCTGGAAGCCGAGATCGAGAACTACCGCAGCCTAATGCACGACATCGCCCCCGACGACAG CGTGGACTTTTCTTTAGAGCAGGCAGTGAATTGTG AGCCGCCCCAGCCACCTAAGAAAGCCTTGATGAAGGATGAGGTTGATGGAAAGGAGGTCCCCAAAAAGACAGAAGCTGCGGCAACTCAGAAAAGTTTCCCTCCAATCCAAGAGGCCTCCACAAAGAAGACCGAAGCCCCTGCAACTCAAGAGAGCCTCCCTACAAAGACAGAGGCGTCTACAAAGGCAGCTAAGGCTGAGACACCAACAACCGAAGCAGGCACCAGCTGA
- the LOC139372452 gene encoding keratin, type I cytoskeletal 18 isoform X1, whose product MSRNSAFSMFGGAGGRGSRVSVASLEGLRNAMRSDPENSKEVSPAPGPAPDDKKTMKGLNDRLSGYLGRVRNLEEANKDLQDQIQDILDKRGDPNGRDWDVVEKPLNDLRKKLRDMTMDNARLLLQIDNTKLANDDFKNKLDNEKQARKTVEKDLIGLKKVMDDINLNRMQLESQIESVKEELAFLKKDHKDDVDELRKKIKDSNVLVEFDSQDNNLSDTLNKIRSQYEKLAKKNLKDTDDWYQSKFDSIKVEVVENNEALHSGKNELKDLRRQRHLLEIDIQSTMSMVHSHEESLKDMDGRYNREMTRLNKILLQLEGELVQVRTQVERHVDDYQELLHVKMKLEAEIENYRSLMHDIAPDDRAAPAT is encoded by the exons ATGTCTAGGAACAGTGCCTTCAGCATGTTCGGTGGGGCCGGGGGAAGAGGCTCCAGGGTGTCTGTGGCCAGTCTGGAGGGGCTACGGAACGCGATGCGCTCTGACCCGGAGAATTCGAAGGAGGTCTCTCCTGCCCCCGGGCCCGCCCCGGATGATAAGAAGACCATGAAGGGTCTCAACGACCGTCTGTCCGGCTACCTGGGCAGGGTGAGGAACCTGGAGGAAGCCAACAAAGATCTGCAGGACCAGATTCAGGACATCTTGGACAAGAGAGGAGACCCCAACGGCCGCGACTGGGATGTGGTTGAGAAACCATTGAATGACCTCAGGAAGAAG CTCCGTGATATGACCATGGATAATGCACGTTTGTTACTGCAAATTGACAACACCAAACTGGCCAATGATGACTTCAAAAACAA gCTGGACAATGAGAAGCAGGCCAGGAAGACTGTGGAGAAGGACCTGATTGGTCTGAAGAAGGTGATGGACGACATCAACCTGAACCGCATGCAGCTGGAGAGCCAGAtcgagtctgtgaaggaagagcTCGCCTTCCTCAAGAAGGACCATAAGGAT GACGTTGATGAGCTGCGTAAGAAGATCAAGGACTCCAACGTCCTCGTGGAGTTTGACTCCCAGGACAACAACCTGAGTGACACACTCAACAAGATCCGCTCCCAGTACGAGAAACTGGCCAAGAAGAACCTCAAGGATACCGACGACTGGTACCAGAGCAAG tttgACAGCATCAAGGTAGAGGTGGTTGAGAATAATGAGGCTCTGCATTCAGGCAAGAATGAGCTCAAAGACCTGCGCAGACAGAGACACCTTCTGGAGATAGACATACAGTCTACAATGAGCATG GTCCACTCCCACGAGGAATCTCTGAAGGACATGGATGGGCGGTACAACCGTGAGATGACTCGCCTCAATAAGATCCTTCTGCAGTTGGAGGGAGAGCTGGTCCAGGTGAGGACGCAGGTGGAGAGGCATGTGGATGACTACCAGGAGCTGCTTCACGTCAAGATGAAGCTGGAAGCCGAGATCGAGAACTACCGCAGCCTAATGCACGACATCGCCCCCGACGACAG AGCCGCCCCAGCCACCTAA